In a single window of the Nocardioides sp. L-11A genome:
- a CDS encoding ParB/RepB/Spo0J family partition protein produces MNSNAPRRGLGRGLGSLIPTAPTPPVSAPAAGEDVNPNAQDADFAAGATSGASADPGSTGPSNGAQIADSVLRPVEGAYFAELPVEQIAPNAVNPRTVFDEEAMAELVHSVKEIGLLQPVVVRKTGPESYELVMGERRWRATQQAGLTTIPAIVRETDDTDMLRDALLENLHRSNLNPLEEAAAYQQLLEDFSCTHDELAQRIGRSRPQISNTLRLLKLSPAVQRRVGAGVLSAGHARALLGVADAEQQDRLAQRVVAEGISVRGLEEIVAVGDGIAGTTPRPRRAKPQAPGLGELSERLGDRLETRVKIDLGKAKGRISIEFANTGDLQRIVDLIDPRNRSDRPV; encoded by the coding sequence GTGAACAGCAACGCACCCCGTCGCGGTCTCGGCCGCGGTCTCGGCTCGCTGATCCCGACCGCGCCGACGCCGCCCGTATCCGCCCCGGCGGCGGGTGAGGATGTCAACCCGAACGCCCAGGATGCGGACTTTGCCGCTGGAGCGACTTCTGGCGCATCGGCGGACCCCGGGTCCACCGGCCCCTCGAACGGCGCTCAGATCGCGGATTCGGTTCTGCGGCCCGTCGAGGGTGCCTACTTCGCCGAACTGCCCGTGGAGCAGATCGCCCCCAATGCGGTCAACCCCCGCACCGTCTTCGACGAGGAGGCGATGGCCGAGCTGGTCCACTCGGTCAAGGAGATCGGCCTCCTGCAGCCGGTCGTCGTGCGCAAGACCGGGCCCGAGAGCTACGAGCTGGTCATGGGCGAGCGTCGCTGGCGGGCCACCCAGCAGGCCGGGCTCACCACGATCCCCGCGATCGTCCGCGAGACCGACGACACCGACATGCTGCGCGACGCGCTGCTGGAGAACCTGCACCGCAGCAACCTCAACCCCCTCGAGGAGGCGGCCGCCTACCAGCAGCTGCTCGAGGACTTCTCCTGCACCCATGACGAGCTCGCCCAGCGGATCGGCCGCTCGCGCCCGCAGATCAGCAACACCCTGCGGCTGCTGAAGCTGTCTCCCGCCGTCCAGCGGCGGGTCGGTGCCGGCGTGCTGTCCGCGGGCCACGCCCGGGCCCTGCTCGGGGTCGCGGACGCCGAGCAGCAGGACCGGCTGGCGCAGCGGGTCGTCGCCGAGGGCATCTCGGTGCGCGGCCTGGAGGAGATCGTCGCCGTCGGCGACGGCATCGCCGGTACGACGCCACGCCCGCGCCGCGCGAAGCCGCAGGCCCCCGGTCTGGGCGAGCTCTCCGAGCGACTGGGCGACCGGCTCGAGACCCGGGTCAAGATCGACCTCGGCAAGGCCAAGGGACGGATCAGCATCGAGTTCGCCAACACCGGCGACCTCCAGCGCATCGTCGACCTGATCGACCCGCGCAACCGCAGTGATCGCCCGGTCTGA
- a CDS encoding R3H domain-containing nucleic acid-binding protein has protein sequence MSRLEQEGDIAADYLEELLDIADLDGDLDIDVEADRAAVSIVGADLSQLVGRDGKVLEALQELTRLAVYRETGERSRLMLDVSGYRADKRTRLTQLGAETAAEVAASGTPVSLDPMSPFERKIVHDAVAAAGLRSESAGVEPRRYVVVLPA, from the coding sequence GTGAGCCGCCTCGAGCAGGAGGGCGATATCGCCGCGGACTACCTCGAGGAGCTGCTCGACATCGCCGACCTCGACGGCGACCTGGACATCGACGTGGAGGCGGACCGCGCCGCGGTCTCGATCGTCGGCGCCGACCTCAGCCAGCTCGTCGGCCGCGACGGCAAGGTCCTGGAGGCGCTGCAGGAGCTGACCCGGCTCGCGGTCTACCGGGAGACCGGGGAGCGCTCGCGACTCATGCTGGACGTCTCGGGCTACCGCGCGGACAAGCGCACCCGACTCACCCAGCTCGGCGCTGAGACCGCGGCCGAGGTCGCCGCGTCGGGCACGCCGGTGTCCCTGGACCCGATGTCGCCGTTCGAGCGGAAGATCGTCCACGACGCCGTGGCAGCGGCCGGGCTGCGCTCGGAGTCGGCGGGCGTCGAGCCGCGCCGCTACGTCGTGGTGCTCCCGGCCTGA
- a CDS encoding ParA family protein: MVRAGIPQEELDRPAETRVFVVANQKGGVGKTTSTVNLAAALTQLGQRVLVIDLDPQGNASTALNIEHRQGTPSSYELLVDGTAIADLAQPCPDASGLWVVPATIDLAGAEIELVSVVAREQRLKKALDAHPRVGTAAAVGEDRFDYVFIDCPPSLGLLTLNALVAGAEMLIPIQAEYYALEGLGQLLATVDMVRAHLNPELAVSTIVLTMFDARTRLAAGVAHEVREHFGDQVLKTAIPRSVRVSEAPSYGQTVMTYDPGSPGALSYLEAAREIVTRGSMA; encoded by the coding sequence ATGGTGCGCGCGGGCATCCCGCAGGAGGAGCTCGACCGACCGGCCGAGACCCGGGTCTTCGTCGTCGCCAACCAGAAGGGTGGCGTGGGCAAGACGACGTCCACGGTCAACCTGGCCGCCGCGCTCACGCAACTGGGGCAGCGGGTGCTGGTGATCGACCTCGACCCGCAGGGCAACGCGTCGACGGCTCTCAACATCGAGCACCGGCAGGGCACGCCGTCGTCGTACGAGCTGCTCGTCGACGGTACGGCGATCGCCGACCTGGCCCAGCCCTGCCCCGACGCGTCGGGCCTGTGGGTGGTCCCGGCGACCATCGACCTGGCCGGTGCCGAGATCGAGCTGGTCAGTGTCGTGGCCCGGGAGCAGCGGCTGAAGAAGGCGCTCGACGCGCATCCCCGCGTCGGCACCGCCGCCGCGGTCGGCGAGGACCGGTTCGACTACGTCTTCATCGACTGTCCGCCCTCGCTGGGTCTGTTGACCCTCAACGCGCTCGTCGCGGGCGCGGAGATGCTGATCCCGATCCAGGCCGAGTACTACGCGCTCGAGGGCCTGGGCCAGCTGCTCGCGACCGTCGACATGGTGCGCGCGCACCTCAACCCGGAGCTCGCGGTGTCGACGATCGTGCTGACCATGTTCGACGCCCGGACCCGGCTCGCGGCGGGCGTGGCCCACGAGGTGCGCGAGCACTTCGGGGACCAGGTGCTCAAGACCGCGATCCCCCGCTCGGTGCGGGTGTCGGAGGCGCCGTCGTACGGTCAGACCGTGATGACCTACGATCCGGGCTCGCCGGGCGCGCTGAGCTACCTCGAGGCCGCCCGCGAGATCGTCACCCGAGGGAGCATGGCGTGA
- the yidD gene encoding membrane protein insertion efficiency factor YidD, with translation MNPVTWVLVGLVRGYQLLISPLLGPTCRYYPSCSAYAVQALQVHGAIRGSWLAMRRLLRCHPWSPGGVDHVPPRRGHQHDEDPTPTRAERDSEPRPATAARYPSQQGA, from the coding sequence ATGAACCCGGTGACGTGGGTCCTCGTCGGCCTGGTGCGCGGCTACCAGCTCCTGATCAGCCCGCTGCTCGGGCCGACCTGCCGCTACTACCCGTCGTGCTCGGCGTACGCCGTCCAGGCGCTGCAGGTGCACGGCGCGATCCGCGGCAGCTGGCTCGCGATGCGCCGGCTGCTGCGCTGCCACCCGTGGTCCCCCGGTGGTGTCGACCACGTCCCCCCGCGGCGCGGCCACCAGCACGACGAGGACCCCACCCCCACCCGCGCCGAGCGCGACTCCGAACCTCGCCCGGCGACCGCCGCGCGCTATCCCTCCCAGCAAGGAGCCTGA
- the rsmG gene encoding 16S rRNA (guanine(527)-N(7))-methyltransferase RsmG has translation MPALPAPPAVLAEVFSADRLALVQEYADLLATDGVVRGLIGPRETPRLWERHLINCGLLAAALPADATVADVGSGAGLPGLVLAIARPDLRVTLIEPLLRRTTFLEEAVERLGLEQVTVIRGRADAVHGVATYDVVTARAVAALDKLATWCMPLVAPQGALLAMKGSSAADEVAAAAETCRRLGCAPAVVEELGAELAAEGAVEPIRIVRLSWADPARVSLPLRGQRAPRGSRGGSSRRKRRKS, from the coding sequence GTGCCTGCCCTCCCCGCTCCCCCGGCGGTCCTGGCGGAGGTCTTCTCCGCTGACCGCCTCGCGCTCGTGCAGGAGTACGCCGATCTGCTCGCGACCGACGGGGTCGTGCGCGGTCTGATCGGCCCCCGCGAGACGCCCCGGCTCTGGGAGCGCCACCTGATCAACTGCGGCCTGCTGGCCGCCGCCCTGCCCGCCGACGCCACGGTCGCCGACGTCGGGTCCGGAGCCGGGCTGCCCGGGCTGGTCCTCGCCATCGCCCGGCCCGACCTGCGGGTGACGCTGATCGAGCCGCTGCTGCGCCGGACCACCTTCCTCGAGGAAGCGGTCGAGCGCCTCGGGCTCGAGCAGGTCACCGTGATCCGGGGACGGGCCGATGCCGTCCACGGCGTCGCGACGTACGACGTGGTCACCGCCCGGGCTGTCGCGGCACTCGACAAGCTGGCGACCTGGTGCATGCCGCTCGTGGCACCCCAGGGCGCGCTGCTGGCGATGAAGGGCAGCAGTGCCGCCGACGAGGTGGCCGCGGCGGCGGAGACCTGTCGCCGACTGGGCTGCGCGCCGGCCGTCGTCGAGGAGCTGGGTGCCGAACTCGCGGCGGAGGGCGCCGTCGAGCCGATTCGCATCGTCCGTCTGTCGTGGGCCGACCCGGCCCGCGTATCGTTGCCGCTTCGTGGCCAGCGTGCTCCTCGGGGATCACGCGGTGGCTCGTCGCGAAGGAAGAGGAGGAAGTCGTGA
- the yidC gene encoding membrane protein insertase YidC, which yields MGIIGDIGNFIMVPLYYIISAVLIGWHELFSAIGLDPAGGLSWALSIIGLTLVIRAALIPLFVKQIKSSRNMQLLQPKVKELQKKYGHDRQKLAEETMKLYKEAGTNPFASCLPILLQMPIFFALFRLLDQAARSGKAHGFLDVERAKQFGQADIFGKIPIADSFWGSRTWGEEPNGTVMVVALILVLAMTATTFFTQRQLMAKNMPAEAMSGPYAQQQKMLLYILPVAFGLGGVAFPIGVLLYWTTSNLWTMSQQFYVIRNNPAPGTPAFKAKEERDKAKAARHGHGTTETAVEEKVEEERRPSTRQQPRRQSRSQRKGGPQNKPGGQANQTPPAGQDETTNDEGDSK from the coding sequence GTGGGCATCATCGGCGACATCGGCAACTTCATCATGGTGCCGCTGTACTACATCATCTCCGCGGTGCTCATCGGCTGGCACGAGCTGTTCTCGGCCATCGGGCTGGACCCCGCCGGCGGCCTGTCGTGGGCGCTGTCGATCATCGGCCTCACCCTGGTCATCCGGGCCGCGCTGATCCCGCTGTTCGTCAAGCAGATCAAGTCCAGCCGCAACATGCAGCTGCTGCAGCCCAAGGTGAAGGAGCTGCAGAAGAAGTACGGCCACGACCGGCAGAAGCTGGCCGAGGAGACGATGAAGCTCTACAAGGAGGCCGGGACCAACCCGTTCGCCTCCTGTCTGCCGATCCTGCTGCAGATGCCGATCTTCTTCGCCCTGTTCCGGCTGCTCGACCAGGCGGCGCGCAGCGGCAAGGCGCACGGCTTCCTCGACGTCGAGCGGGCCAAGCAGTTCGGCCAGGCCGACATCTTCGGCAAGATCCCGATCGCCGACTCCTTCTGGGGATCGCGCACCTGGGGCGAGGAGCCCAACGGCACCGTCATGGTGGTCGCGCTGATCCTGGTGCTCGCCATGACCGCCACCACCTTCTTCACCCAGCGTCAGCTGATGGCCAAGAACATGCCGGCCGAGGCCATGAGCGGCCCCTATGCCCAGCAGCAGAAGATGCTGCTCTACATCCTCCCGGTCGCCTTCGGTCTCGGTGGTGTGGCGTTCCCGATCGGTGTCCTCCTCTACTGGACGACCTCCAACCTGTGGACGATGAGCCAGCAGTTCTACGTCATCCGCAACAACCCCGCTCCCGGCACCCCGGCCTTCAAGGCCAAGGAGGAGCGCGACAAGGCCAAGGCGGCCCGCCACGGCCACGGCACGACGGAGACCGCTGTCGAGGAGAAGGTCGAGGAGGAGCGCCGTCCCTCGACCCGGCAGCAGCCGCGCCGCCAGAGCCGCTCACAGCGCAAGGGCGGCCCCCAGAACAAGCCCGGCGGGCAGGCCAACCAGACGCCGCCCGCGGGCCAGGACGAGACCACGAACGACGAGGGAGACAGCAAGTGA